The DNA region CCGCATTCCCCTACAGCAAGCACCAGTCCCGGCGGGGCTGCGGCGATGCAGGCTTCCAACTGGGGAACCAGTTCCCCCCTGCCCGCAATAGCCTCCGGGGTAGGCCAGAGCCCCCCGCTGAACCGCACCCGCTCAAACCGGGAAAAGGCCCCTATACGCCCGCTCAGGTCATCCGCCTCGGTCCCAATGTCGATGATACCTCCGAATCCCCCTGCAAAGAGCTCCCGTATCCGGGTTTCTGTGTCTATTATGGGGCCCTTTTGGGCGGGGAGATCCAGCTTGTCCAGCATGGAAAGGTGGGCGTGGGAATCGATTAACAGGGGCTTATCTGCGGGAAGTTCCGGAATGCTCATAGTTCTTGACCATAGCGAAGAGCTTTGGTAGTATCAAGGGGTAAAATGCCGGGGTGTTGGAATGGTAGACAACGGGGACTTAAAATCCCCTCCCCGCAAGGGGGTACGAGTTCGAGTCTCGTCCCCGGCAAAAAAAAGAGCGGCAAAGCCCAGTGGCCTTACCGCTCTTCACTTCCTTTTTAATATGTAACCAGATTCCGCTTACAGCTTAAACAGCAATTCCTCAAATCCCGGGAAGGGCCAGGCGTTCTTGGCCACCAGCTTCTCCAGGGCGTCACCCTTGGAGCGCAGGGTCTCCATGGCGGGGCGGACCTTTTCAAAGTAAGCCTTGGCCTGGGCAAAGTTTTCTTCGGCGCCCTGGGCTTCCGAGAGGACCGTCTCCAGTTTGGCCGCATCGTCGAAGAGTTCCGCCGACAGCTCGGCGATTTTCTTGGCCCGTTTTTCCTGGGAGGCGCTGGCGGCGCCTATGGCTGCCAGGGAGGATGCGTCCCGGGCCAGGGAGGCGGCATAGGAGGTGACCGCCGGGAAGATGGATCGGCGGGCCATTTCGATCATGACCCCCGCTTCGATGTTGATCTGCTTGGAGTATTTCTCCAGGTAGATATGGTAGCGGCTTTCGGACTCTTCCTTGGTAAAGACCTTGTGGGTCTCAAAGAGGGAAATAGTTTCGCTGCGAGTGAGCACCGAAAGGGCGTCCACAGCATTTTTAACATTTGGGAGACCCCGGCGCTCGGCTTCCCGGACCCATTCGTCGGAGTAGCCATTGCCGTTGAATACCACCCGGCGGTGCTTGGAGTAGGATTCTTTGATGACCGCTTGCAGGCCATCAATTTTGTTGGAAGCTTTTTCCAGTTTGTCGGCGAATTCCGAAAGCACCTGGGCCACCGCTACGTTAAGGTAGGTGTTGGGGGTGGCTATGGACTGGGAGGAGCCCACCATGCGGAATTCAAATTTGTTTCCCGTAAAGGCGAAGGGGCTGGTCCGGTTCCGGTCGGAAACATCCTTGGGAAGGTTGGGGAGGCTGGTAACCCCCAGCTTGACCTTCACCCCGGATTCGGATTTGCCCGAGACCTTACCCTCGGCAATATTGTCCAGGATTTCTGTTAAGGGGCCGCCAAAGAAAATCGACACGATGGCCGGGGGAGCCTCGTTGGCGCCCAGGCGGTGGTCGTTGGCGGCAGTGGCCACAGAGGATCGGATCAGCAGGGCGTAACGGTCCACCGCTTCCACCACCGCAGTGGCGAAGAGGAGGAACCGGGCGTTGGACTCCGGATTTTCCCCGGGCTCAAAGAGGTTGATCCCGTCGTCGGTAGCCATGGACCAGTTATTGTGCTTCCCCGATCCGTTTACCC from Treponema primitia ZAS-2 includes:
- a CDS encoding glutamine synthetase III, yielding MSCSDPCCEGGIDFTKTPVAELFGSNSFSNAVMRERLPKNIYKEILAVQEGEKELTLEAAEVVAASMRDWAIEKGASHFTHWFHPLTGLTAEKHDSFISPTGDGRVIMEFSGKELIKGEPDASSFPSGGLRATFEARGYTAWDVTSPAFLKQDRTGTTLCIPTAFISYYGQALDKKVPLLKSIDALNKQALRVLRALGNETAKRVYTTVGPEQEYFLVDKKFYDQRPDLMLTGRTVFGALPAKGQEMEDHYFGALKERVADFMRELNYELWKIGIPAKTQHNEVAPNQFEIAPVYANSTAAVDGNQMVMETIRSVARRHGMEGLLHEKPFAGVNGSGKHNNWSMATDDGINLFEPGENPESNARFLLFATAVVEAVDRYALLIRSSVATAANDHRLGANEAPPAIVSIFFGGPLTEILDNIAEGKVSGKSESGVKVKLGVTSLPNLPKDVSDRNRTSPFAFTGNKFEFRMVGSSQSIATPNTYLNVAVAQVLSEFADKLEKASNKIDGLQAVIKESYSKHRRVVFNGNGYSDEWVREAERRGLPNVKNAVDALSVLTRSETISLFETHKVFTKEESESRYHIYLEKYSKQINIEAGVMIEMARRSIFPAVTSYAASLARDASSLAAIGAASASQEKRAKKIAELSAELFDDAAKLETVLSEAQGAEENFAQAKAYFEKVRPAMETLRSKGDALEKLVAKNAWPFPGFEELLFKL